The proteins below are encoded in one region of Lactuca sativa cultivar Salinas chromosome 3, Lsat_Salinas_v11, whole genome shotgun sequence:
- the LOC111909407 gene encoding aspartate carbamoyltransferase 1, chloroplastic — MCPRISRILNLAYLNLVPSLNLNPFSIATLFYEPSTRTMISFESAMKRLGGEVLTTENAREFSSAAKGETLEDSIRTVDGYSDIIVMRHFESGVARRAAMTANIHVINVGDGSGQHPSQALLDVYTIEREIGKLYGIKVELVGDLANGRTVRSLAYLLAKYNDVKIYFVSPEVVKMKEDIKEYLTLKGVEWEESADLKEVASKCDVVYQTRVQKKHFGERSDLYEEAHGKYIIDRDVLGVMQKHAIFMHPLPRLDEITVDVDGDPRAAYFRQAKNGLYIRMALLKLLLVGW; from the exons ATGTGCCCTAGAATTTCACGAATCTTGAATTTGGCCTACTTGAATCTCGTTCCAAGCTTAAACTTAAACCCTTTTAGCATAGCTACTCTCTTTTACGAGCCTTCAACAAGAACCATGATTTCATTTGAGTCAGCAATGAAGCGCTTAGGTGGCGAAGTTTTAACAACAGAAAATGCACGCGAATTCTCTTCTGCTGCAAAGGGAGAAACACTTGAAG attctaTTAGAACTGTGGATGGGTATTCAGATATAATTGTAATGAGGCATTTTGAAAGTGGTGTTGCCAGAAGAGCAGCGATGACAGCTAACATTCATGTTATCAATGTTGGGGATGGTTCAGGTCAGCATCCTTCTCAAGCTCTTCTTGATGTGTACACCATTGAAAGAGAGATAGGAAAGCTGTATGGAATCAAAGTCGAACTTGTTGGGGATCTTGCAAATGGGCGAACAGTTCGCTCTCTTGCATATCTTTTAGCCAAATACAATGATGTCAAGATCTACTTTGTCTCTCCGGAAGTTGTAAAGATGAAG GAGGACATCAAAGAGTACTTAACATTAAAGGGAGTTGAATGGGAAGAAAGTGCTGATTTGAAGGAAGTGGCATCGAAATGTGATGTGGTGTATCAGACTCGCGTCCAGAAGAAACATTTTGGAGAGAGAAGCGATCTTTATGAGGAAGCTCATGGGAAATACATTATTGATAGAGATGTATTGGGTGTGATGCAGAAACATGCCATTTTCATGCATCCTCTCCCTAGGCTTGATGAG ATAACAGTGGATGTAGATGGGGACCCAAGGGCTGCTTATTTTAGACAAGCTAAAAATGGACTCTACATTAGAATGGCTTTGCTCAAGCTCTTACTTGTCGGTTGGTGA